The following are encoded together in the Arcticibacterium luteifluviistationis genome:
- the mnmA gene encoding tRNA 2-thiouridine(34) synthase MnmA: MSKHGRILVAMSGGIDSSLAAVMLHEEGYEVIGMTMKTWDYAASGGSKKETGCCSLDSINDARNIAVNLGFPHYILDIREEFGDYVIDHFTGEYLEGRTPNPCVLCNTHVKWDALLKRANNLGCEHLATGHYANIREENGRHVISKGKDALKDQSYVLWGISQDSLSRTQLPLGQLTKKEIREMAVERGFFDLVNKSESYEICFVPDNDYRGFLKRRVDGLEERVKGGDFILQSGEKVGKHEGYPFYTVGQRKGLGIALGYPVYVTEIRKDTNEVILGLEKHLFKNAMHVGKLNMQKYPDLLGQERETMTKIRYKTPSAPAIASQIEKDRMEVIFKEPISAIAPGQAAVFYEGDDVIGGGWILKSFNA; this comes from the coding sequence ATGAGCAAACACGGAAGAATTTTAGTAGCCATGAGTGGCGGTATTGACAGCTCTTTAGCTGCAGTAATGTTACACGAAGAAGGTTATGAGGTTATAGGCATGACCATGAAAACTTGGGACTATGCCGCCTCAGGAGGGAGTAAAAAAGAAACTGGCTGCTGTAGCTTAGACTCTATTAATGACGCAAGAAATATTGCAGTCAATTTAGGTTTCCCACATTATATACTAGATATCAGAGAGGAATTTGGTGACTATGTCATTGACCATTTCACTGGTGAATACTTAGAAGGAAGAACCCCAAACCCTTGTGTATTATGTAATACGCACGTAAAATGGGATGCATTGCTCAAAAGAGCAAACAATCTTGGCTGTGAACATTTGGCCACTGGCCACTATGCCAACATAAGAGAAGAAAACGGACGCCACGTTATTTCTAAAGGGAAAGATGCTTTAAAAGACCAAAGTTATGTTTTATGGGGAATATCTCAAGATAGTCTTTCTAGAACACAACTGCCATTGGGTCAATTGACCAAAAAGGAAATAAGAGAAATGGCGGTTGAAAGGGGCTTTTTCGATTTAGTAAACAAATCAGAGTCTTATGAAATATGCTTTGTTCCTGATAACGACTACCGTGGCTTCCTAAAAAGAAGAGTAGACGGATTAGAAGAAAGGGTAAAAGGAGGAGACTTTATTTTACAAAGTGGCGAAAAAGTAGGAAAACATGAAGGGTATCCTTTTTATACCGTTGGTCAAAGAAAAGGACTTGGAATTGCTTTAGGTTACCCTGTTTATGTAACAGAAATCAGAAAAGATACGAATGAGGTAATTTTGGGCTTAGAGAAGCATTTGTTCAAAAACGCTATGCATGTTGGAAAATTAAACATGCAGAAATACCCTGATTTACTCGGCCAAGAAAGAGAAACTATGACAAAAATCAGGTACAAGACGCCTTCTGCCCCTGCAATAGCTTCTCAAATAGAAAAAGATAGAATGGAAGTTATATTTAAAGAACCAATTAGTGCAATAGCACCTGGTCAGGCTGCAGTATTCTATGAAGGTGATGACGTGATAGGTGGTGGCTGGATTTTAAAAAGTTTCAACGCTTAG